The genomic segment ttcccattgaggatgatatttgctgtgggtctttcatacataggtttgatgaagttcaggaatgttgcctctatccctatactttgaagcgttttaatcaggaacggatgctggattttgtcaaatgctttttctgcatcaattgagaggaccatgtgtttcttctctcttgtcttattgatttgttttatcacattgattgatttgagaatgttgaatcatccttgcaacccagggatgaatcctacctggtggtggtggataatctttttaatgtgctggtggatcctatttgctaagaccttgttgagaatcttagcatccatattcatcagggatattggtctgaaattctcctttttggtggggtctttacctgtttggggatcagggtaatgctgacttcataaaaagaatgtattccactagttttgttttccttctgcttcaagttttccttctggaactttttccttctggaagttttccttttgcttcatttttttgaaacagcttcagaagaataggtgttatttcttctttgaaagtttggtagaattctccgggaaatccatcaggtcctgggctcttgttttttgggaggtttttgatcactgcttcaatctcgttactagatattggtctattcaggttgtcaatttcttcctggttcaattttgggagtttatagttttccaggaatgcatacATTTTATCTAAGTTTCTTAATTTAgtggcatataactgttggtaataacttctgatgattctttctacttccttggtgttagttgtgatatctcctttttattcataattttattattttggactttctctcttatctttgggattagtgtggccaatggtttatcgatcttactgattctttccaaaaacgagcttctagtttcattattgcattctactgtatttctagtttctatctcattgatctccgCTCTcatcttatttcccttcttgtgtgtgtaGTTGGCTTAaattgttgttgattctccagttctttaaggtgtagacacagctggtgtattctggatttttcactttttttgagggaagcttggatggctatgtatttcccccttaggactgcctttactgtatcccataggatttggactgaagtgtcttcattctccttggttttcatgaattgtttaagttattctttgatttcctgattgattcaagcattcttaaacaaggtggtATTTAGCTTCTaggtgtttgaatttcttccataCTTTCCCTTGTGGTTGAACTCCAGTTCCAAAGCATTTTGATCTGAGAGTATGCAGaaaatcatctcagtcttttggtatcagttgagtcctgatttgtgaccctatatatggtctgttctggagaaggttccacgTGCAcccgagaagaatgagtattctgttgtattAGGGTGGAATGTTgtctatatatctatgaggtccatctggtccaatgtgtcattcaatgctcttgtttctttattgattttctgctttgatgatctgtctattactgagagtggcatgttaaaaCCTCCTACTAtcaatgtattcatatcaatatgactctttgaTTAAAAGTTTTCTTCTGTAATTGGATCCTCCCATATTTGgggcataaatatatacaattgttagatcttctttgttgatagaccctttaagaattatgcagtgtccttctgtatctcttccTACAGTCTTTCGTATAACATGTAATTTATCtaatatgagaattgctaccccagcctacTTCTGAGGCcctttggcatgaaagatgcttctccaccccttcacttttagtctacATGTATCCTTATGTTCAAAATGggttcttgtagacaacatatgaatgggtcctgtAGTTTTATcgaatctgcaaccctgtgtcgttttatgggcacatttttttccccattcacattgagagtgcttattgaaagatatgtttttattgatatcatgttatctgtgaattgtggtttctatagattgtctccatatatttctgtttaatgatattcttagaattttttctcttttatataacctcccttaatatttctgcagtgtcagcttggtggtccCATACTCTTAAACCTTGCTGGTATTGGatcctctttatctctccatccattgtgaatgtcagtcttgctgaataaaatattcttggctgcatgtttttctcatttagtgccctgagtaTGTTTttccagctgtttctggcttgccaggtttctgtggacaggtctgacattattctgatgggctttcctctatACATAAGGGATTTCTCCCCTCTAggtgctttcaagagctcctgtctactattatgattcatcattttcacaatcagcTGTCTTgagttctttctagattctatgatcttgggggcaGCGTTTTCGCCTCTAGCATAAGAATGCTGGTTCCAATCGCCAGACTGGGGAAATATTCATGGAGAATTTCTTCAACtatatcctctagtcttctttctctttcctcatcctCAGGAGTTCTAATAATTCTCATGTTGGAACATATCATGACATcacttatttccctaattctgttttcatagcttctaagctgtttgttccaggcttcctcctgatcctttttctctatcactttgtcctttagatcactaattctactctgtctcagttacccttgCTTTTGGATAATTTAGATTAGGTTGTAACTCATTGAGAtaattgtgaacatcatccctgatGGCGTCATCAAAGACTTTCTTCAAtatagctattgcctggataattgttagcctgaattccatTTCTGACATAATATGCATGTCCATATCCAGCAGCCCTGATGGAGAGgtcccagtctctgaatttttcttctgttgggcattcctcctcctaatcattttggtgagagatgtcTGAATGGATGTGTAACTGAATGTGTCAACTGTGATGCAGGCAcagtgcaccctggaatgcttctgagcaatcagaaggccctaccaaaaagaaagaaaaaaagataaaaagggagagagatgtgaaaaaaaataaagataaaacaaaagagaaagcccagcccaaatgggccccaaaggtaagttTTTTGAAAtatgcaaacaaaaacagaaactaaaagtcTGACAAAAGTagttgagaagggaaaaaaataaaaataaataaataaataaaagaaccccATCAAAATGAACCtgaagtataagatttatatactaccggaataaaaacatatacacagaaacactgacagaaaaaaatgatgggaGCATGGTTGTAAGTTCTCAGTGTTTGTGAGCAgggttattttgtttcttcctggatgtattttGATATCATTGTTAatggactcaactttcctgagatcAAGGGGGATTAAGACTGGTTTACCTATAGGAATAGCATTGATTGGAAAAAGGGCATCACCtagaagcttatctctatatgaatattaaaaaataattaaattaaattaaaaaaattaaaaaaatagaaaagcaaaagcaaaacagaggTATATGTATCAAGAAAGTTCAGGTTAATATTCCATGGTAAATATGAatcacatcctctttatccattcttctattgaaggctatctcagctccttccacagttttgttattgtggatattgctgctatgaacattggagaaCATatgtccttcttttcactacatttatatactaccagaatatctttggggtaaatacccagtagtgcaattgttaggtcgtagggtagctctaatttttacttctttaggaacctccatactgttttccagagtagctgtactagcttgcattcccacagaCAGTGTAAGAAGTtacccatttctccacatccttgcaaaaacatgaaatattactGAGCCAACAAGGATGAccacttaccatttacattgacatggatgtaatggaggggattatgctgagtgaagtaatcaatcagagaaagacaattatcacatgggttcactcatatgtggaatataaggaatagtgcagaggatcataggggaagagagggaaaattgaaagggaaaaaatcagagatggagataaaccatgagaaactcttttgactctgggaaacaactGAGGATTACAGAAGGGGAGGTGTTTAGGGGAAGGGAATAAATGGGCAATGGCcattaaggaggtcatgtgatgtgatgagaactgggtgtaaTAAACAAATGAtgaatcgttaaaaaaaaaaaaaaaagaaaagaaagttcaggttaaaaggttattatggaatttcaTGTTTAGTACATGAAATTAGTACATGTTTAgcatctcattgtgatggtaaataggttaaaaattattaaaaaatgaaaagaaccagaatagtgggaataaattaaaaacaaaagttgtatctatgaagtagtggtggttttcctcctgtcttttgtttttttgactggctctctgggggaggggcctgccacatggttTTTCAGGGATTCTTGCTAGAGTTGAgtcctgggctctgaggaaaccggtttttaaGCATTTTGATATCTGGAGggtcttttggttttttgcttgtttgtttattttttctccctgtgGCGGCTTTTGTCAGTTCTTAAGagatttagaggaaagcaaactgtacccaGACTCctatctcagagagaagcctcaatctgttcccctctgggtgctccagagcacataaattccccctttgCTGTTGGCACAGCACGTCCCCCATCAAagtctctggggtcacaggaactctcgcttgtaccccaaaccatgagaaatactagccttggctgtctgggcagctccagtcCACCAGAGAGGTCTGAAGCAGAGACAGTGCACTGAGATTTTCATGCTGGCCAGGGCTGAGAGTGCTCAGACTCTCTGGGTCCTAGAGAGCACCAGCTAGCTGGCACCTGCATgaacctctctcaggggaggctgtggggcaTGACTCAGACCCTGCTCTAACAGCACACATGCAGAGTGCAAAAAGCTGTCGTTCTGCCAGCTGGCATCCACCGCAGGCTTCCTCACCCTCAGGGGCACTGCCACCCGAGGCTCTCAGGCAGGCCGGCAGCTCAGAGACCAAGACTTGGCTTCTCGCTGCACTCTCTGGCTCCTTGCCagtggtggctgtcctgggtccatgggcttatGTCCCTGTCCCTAACCGCCcaattccaccaatttccccttaagatcttttgctcattttgagtactttcaaccagactccaagttagtGCTGGTCCCTAATAACAGGGCACTTTTGtgttggggtattactttccaatgggtcacttctggtggctccctcccccttttgtttatattctgatatcagtccaatgttcccactccgctttacctgtccactgcCATCTTCTGCCCTGGTAGAGATCCaaaagtgtataattctaatctcaagctgatttcatgggtgatcagagttctttggtaggtaatcagctcgctttagggtacaggttgaaacagggccttctcctacttctctgccatcttgtcttctaagtagaatttttttattaatatacatatattaatatatatatttattaatatataatgtattattagccccagggatacaggtctgtgaattgccaggtttacacacttcacagcactcaccatagcacataccctccccaatgtccataaccccaccaccctctccctggaaaccttcagtttgttttgtgagagtaagagtctcttatggtatgtctccctcccaatcccatcttgtttcttttattcttttcctaccccctaaaccccccatattgcatctccactttctcatatcagggagatcatatagttgtctttctatgactgacctatttcgctaagcataataccctctagttccatccacatcatcacaaatggcaagatttcatttattttgatgattgcatagtattcatttatatatatatatatatatatatatatatatatatatatatatatgtatatatacacataccacatcttctttatcctttcatctgttgatggacatctaggttctttccatagtttggctattgtggacattactgctataaacattcaggtgcatatgtcctttcggatcactacatttgtgtctttagagtaaatacctagtagtgtaattgctgggtcatagggtaggtctattttcaactttttgaggaacctccatgctgttttccagagtggttgcaccagcttgcattcccaccaactttGACATGtgggttgtgttttcttttgccaTGCTTTTCTGGATATAAAGAAGTAATGCCTCTATAAAAAAGGTCATTTATACAACTTCTTCTCATCTTGAGTATTATAAATGAAAGATTGTGTCCCTTAACATGTCCCACTCTGTTCCCACTAGGTTACTCCCATTAGTGTGTGTGTTACTCATATTTGAAAATTCTAGAAGGCAAATTCAACtagtcttttatgatttttctttctcataaatttaatattcattatttttgttgctATCAAGGTGTTCAAAGGGTATAAATTTCACAACGTATCTTTATAGAGGTCTTAactaatttatttagaaaatttctctgatttttttttttttcttatgtgtgcAGCGTTTTTGTCTTTAAACTTGTCTTTGGATGTAGAGACAGGTCAAAATTTTCTCTTCAGCTCTTGTAGACTGACAACGTCATTTtgatatgaagaattttaaatgatcctcttttcttttttgtcattgcAAGTTTAAAACATATGAAAGCCCACACAAATTCTGTATgaattatgctttttattttcattgatatttttatgcttctttttGCCTTGCTGtgtcataataaaaaaagaaagtaaaagattgtagattaaattaattttcctATAGCTGCACAATTCTGTTAAAGTACTTGATTTGGCAAGTTAACAAATTTCACTCTCTttggacagaaagacagaaagaatgacatacttttctttcactttcactCAATTTCTAAATCTTTTAAGAGAAGGGGAATAAATAATATGTGAACTGATCAACTTAATAAAAGCTTactcatttcacttttttaataaaaaagtcaTAATTTACATTACAAATGTAATCAATGTATCACAATTCTGAATTAGGTTTATGttttttataatacaaataagCCAACATAGTGAAATTTGTCCATTCTCTAGTTTAAACTAATGGTGAAAcagttacatattatatataatttccaagtttactttatatatatgtatatatatatataaatattatatatatgcacacatatatataatatgtatgttatagattatgtcatatatatgcataaatatgttataaacttggaaacatacatatatacacatgatatacaacatatatattatgtgtgtttatatgtacacacagtgtttgaaaatatagaaataaagtatatttcatatttcatggGAACATatattatgataatttttttaaaggtaaggtGAATGATAATTCCAGAAAGCTGGGGAGTGCCAGTAACATTTCAGTTGAGCTTTTAGGAATAAGCAGAGGTTTACAAGCTACACATGGACTCCAGCGTAAAACAATCTGTGCATGAAAATTGATTTGATAACATGGTTGAAGAAGAGAAAAGTTGATAGAACATAAGATCTTGGATTCATTCAAAGAATgtttggaaagaatgaaaaaccaCGGTGACTTGAGTATTTTAGCTTCTTACAGAATTCTGTGTCTGTTACTATTCCTTATGGCAATGTTTAAAAACAACCCAGTACTTAGAACAAATAATCTGTGAGCTAAGAATAGCCCACTAATGTTATATCTACAGtcatatattttctaaaacaagaaCATTTCTCATTACCAGTGTTCTCAAGGCCCCTTTCACATCTTTGTTTCTCAAGGTATAGATAATGGGGTTTAAGAGTGGGGTGACTATGGtgtagaaaagagagacaaattttCCCTGGTTTTTTGAGCTACTTTTGGCTGGTTGAAGGTACATAAAGATGATGGTTCCATAGAAAATAATGACCACAATCAGGTGGGAAGAACAAGTCCCAAAGGCCTTCCAGCGCCCTTTTGCTGATTTTATCTTCAGCATGGCTTTTGTTATAAAGCCATAGGAGACTAAGATGAGTGACACAGGTACAATTAGAAAAATTATACTAGCCACAAAGAGTTCTATTTCATTGAAAGTTGTGTCCACACAGGCCAGCTTAATGAGCACAGGAACCTCACAGAAAATATGGTTCAGTTTGTGATGACCACAAAGGGGCAGTTGCACAGTAAGGGAGCATTGAATTAAGGAGGTTATGAGTCCACTGAGCCATGCTACACTGGCCAGGGATGCACAGAGCTGAGGATGCATTATAGTTGTGTATTGCAGAGGCCGGCAGACAGCAGCATATCGGTCATAAGCCATGACTGCCAGGAGAATACACTCAGAGGAGCCCAACCCCATGGCCACATAGAGCTGGGCCACACATCCACCATAgctcatgtttttttctttcttattcatggTAACCAGCAACTGTGGGGCAACACTGGTGGTAAAGCAAATGTCCACACAAGAGAGATTGCTGA from the Mustela nigripes isolate SB6536 chromosome 12, MUSNIG.SB6536, whole genome shotgun sequence genome contains:
- the LOC132027639 gene encoding olfactory receptor 2G6, with the protein product MEESNNSSEKGFLLLGFSDEPQLERILFVIILLFYILNILGNTAIILVSCLAPKLHTPMYFFLSNLSCVDICFTTSVAPQLLVTMNKKEKNMSYGGCVAQLYVAMGLGSSECILLAVMAYDRYAAVCRPLQYTTIMHPQLCASLASVAWLSGLITSLIQCSLTVQLPLCGHHKLNHIFCEVPVLIKLACVDTTFNEIELFVASIIFLIVPVSLILVSYGFITKAMLKIKSAKGRWKAFGTCSSHLIVVIIFYGTIIFMYLQPAKSSSKNQGKFVSLFYTIVTPLLNPIIYTLRNKDVKGALRTLVMRNVLVLENI